In the Aster yellows witches'-broom phytoplasma AYWB genome, AAGGTGCTCTTTTAATTATTGATGCTTCCCAAGGCATTCAAGCCCAAACTCTTGCTAACGTTTATTTAGCTGTTGAAAACAATTTAACCCTTATTCCTGTTTTGAATAAAGTTGACTTGCCAAGCGCAGATGTGCCCAAAGTTAAAGAAGAAATTAAAGAAACTTTGGGACTTGACCCCGAAAAAGCCTTAATTGCAAGTGGAAAAACAGGGCTTGGAGTCATTGATATTTTAGAACAAATAGTAACTAGAATATCACCTCCTCAAGGAGACATTCAAAAACCTTTACAAGCCTTAATTTTTGATTCTTATTTTGATTCTTATAAAGGAGTTGTGCCTTCCATTAGAATCGTCAATGGCACAGTTAAAAAAGGCGATCAAATTCGTTTTATGGCAAGTAATAGTGTTTATGAAGTAGTTGAAGTAGGAGTTTATAATCCTAAACAAATTGTAAAAGATTTTTTGGCACCAGGTGATGTAGGATATATTACTGCTGCTATTAAAAGTATTAATCATGTAAGAGTTGGAGACACCATTACTTCGCAAACCAATCAAGCTTTGCTTCCTTTATTGGGATACAAACAAATGAATTCAGTAGTTTTTTGTGGACTTTATCCTGTCGAAACTAATAAATATGACATTCTCAAAGAAGCTTTGGAAAAACTAAAACTCAATGATTCTTCCTTAATTTTTGAGCCTGAAAGTTCTAATGCTTTGGGACTTGGTTTTAGAACTGGTTTTTTAGGACTTTTGCATATGGAAATTATTCAAGAAAGAATTAGTCGTGAATTTGGAGTAGAAGTAATTGCTACTGCTCCTTCTGTTATTTATCATGTTTATTCTACCAAAGGAGAAAAATTTTTAGTTGATAATCCCTCCAAACTACCATCCACTCAAATGATTGATCGCATTGAAGAACCCTTTATTAAAGCTACTATTATGTGTCCTGAAATCTATATTGGTAAAGTAATGAAGCTTTCCCAAAACAAAAGAGGAGCCCTTCAAAATATTGAATATATCGATAGTCAAAG is a window encoding:
- the lepA gene encoding translation elongation factor 4, which gives rise to MNIEQLKERQKCIRNFSIIAHIDHGKSTLADRILEFTGTIDKRIMKEQILDSMDLERERGITIKLNAVEINYQSKDGKNYIMHLIDTPGHVDFSYEVSRSLAACEGALLIIDASQGIQAQTLANVYLAVENNLTLIPVLNKVDLPSADVPKVKEEIKETLGLDPEKALIASGKTGLGVIDILEQIVTRISPPQGDIQKPLQALIFDSYFDSYKGVVPSIRIVNGTVKKGDQIRFMASNSVYEVVEVGVYNPKQIVKDFLAPGDVGYITAAIKSINHVRVGDTITSQTNQALLPLLGYKQMNSVVFCGLYPVETNKYDILKEALEKLKLNDSSLIFEPESSNALGLGFRTGFLGLLHMEIIQERISREFGVEVIATAPSVIYHVYSTKGEKFLVDNPSKLPSTQMIDRIEEPFIKATIMCPEIYIGKVMKLSQNKRGALQNIEYIDSQRVMINYLLPFSEIIYSYFDKLKSLTKGYASFDYEIDKYRVSKLQKMDILLNGEIVDALSLIVHHDFAYERGKAICETLKEFIPKQMFEIPIQAALGKKIIARQTIKAMRKDVTAKLYGGDVTRKKKLLEKQKKGKKKMKTLGKVQLPQKAFLAILATK